TCCGCCAGTGCGTGCCGTGCGGTCTGGAAATCGAGGATGGATTTGCCGAAGGCCTGGCGTTCGCGCACGTAGCGCAGGGTCCATTCAAGCGCGCCTTCGGCCGAAGCGATGGCGCCGATGGCGATCTGCAGGCGCTCCCACGGCAGCTCCTGCATCAGGTAGGCAAAACCGCGATGCTCCTCGCCGAGCAGGTTGGCGGCCGGCACCCGCACGTTGTCGAAGAACAGCTCGGCGGTGTCCTGCGCTTTCATGCCGACCTTCTTCAGGCGCTTGCCCTTGCTGAAGCCCTCCATGCTCGTGTCGACCACGAAGAGGCTCGTGCCCTTGGCGCCGCCTTCCGGCGTGGTACGCGCCACGACGATCACCACATCTGCGTGCCAGCCGTTGGTGATGAAGATCTTCGAGCCGTTGAGCACGTAGTGGCTGCCGTCGCTGCTGCGCGTGGCGGTGGTGCGCACGCCTTGCAGGTCGGAGCCCGCGCCGGGTTCGGTCATGGCAATCGCGCCGATCATCTCTGCGCTCGCCAGCTTGGGCAGGTAGGACTGTTTCAGCGCCTCGCTGCCGTAGTGCAGCAGATACGGCGCGACGATTTCGGAGTGCAGGCCGAAGCCCAGGCCGGTGGCGCCTGCCCGCGCGATCTCTTCCATCAGGACCGTGCTGTAGCGGATGTCGGCACCTGCGCCGCCATACGCTTCGGGCATGCTGGCGCAGTGGTAGCCGGCCGCAGCAGCCTTCTCCCAGATGGCGCGATCGACGTAGCCCTGGTCTTCCCAGCGCTCGTGGTGGGGCAGGACTTCGGCCTCGATGAAGCGGCGGACGGAGTCTCGGAAGGTGTCGTGTTCAGCGTCGAACAGCGTGCGGGCAATCATGGCGGCTCAGGATCGGTGGCAGAGGGGTTGCCGTATTTCAACAAGGCCGCGACAATTCCGGTTGATCGGAATCGCCACTTTATTGACATGAAGCGCCAGCCGAAAGCAGCCTCCAAACGCCACGGTGTGCACGCGCGGGCGCGCATCGCCATCCTGCTGCCGCCTCGCTTGTTTGCCGGTTACGTGTTTCTCACTCAAGAGATGCTGCTCATTGCCGGCACCATGCAGGCGCGCAGCGTGGATGTGATGGGCAGCCGGCTTTTCGACATCGATCTGCTGTCCACCGACGGTGGCGCCGTATCGAGCTTTGGTGATATGCCCGTGCCCGCCACCGCCGCGTTGATCGAGGCGGCCTACGACGTCGTGATCGTGCCCGCGCAGTTCGCCCCGGAGGCGGCATTGGATGCGGAAGAGGCGCGTATCGCCGATTGGCTGCGCAGGCGCTATGAGGCTGGCGCCCTGGTCGTTGGCATGAACGCGGCGCCGCTGTTCGCCAAGGCGGGGCTGCTTGATGGCTGCCGGGCGACGGGGCTGGCGAGCGAGCGCGCCTGGTTTGCCCGGCATTTTCCCGGCGTGCGTTACACGCCGGATCAGCCACTTGCGGTGGATGGACGGATCATCACCGTCAGCGGTATCAACCCCGCCGTGGACGCTTGCGCGTACGTCATCGATCACTGCTGCGGGGCGGGTGCATCGCGGCGGATGCTGCGCACGGCGCTCACGCAATCGCTGCCGTCATACGAACACATGGCCGTGTGGACCGCGCAGTTCAAGCGCCACGGCGATGCGGCCATCCTGGCCATCCAGGACATCGTGGAGCGGGAACTGGCAGCGCCCCCAGCACTTGCAGAACTGGCCGCCCAGGCAGCGATGAGCGAGCGGACCTTGACGCGCCGTTTTGCCGCCGCCACCGGCAGCAACCTGAGGCGTTACGTGGCGGCGCTCCGTGGGGAGCTCGCGGCGTTTTTGCTGCGCACCGGCCGCCAGCCGCTCGATCACATTGCCGATGAATGCGGCTACGGCAGCGTCAGCGCACTGAGCCGCGCGTTCTCCGCTGGCCACGGCTGCAGCCCCTTGCAATACCGGGCGCAGCACCGCACCCACTGAAGTTTCACGGACGCAGCAGATCGAAGCCGGCCAGCAGTACCACACCCGACAGCGCGGTCAGCGGCAACGAATGTTGGCCAAAGTACAGCAACGCGGCGGCCAGCCAACTGGCCGCGAAGAATGCGCTCATGCGGTTCATGATTTCACCTGATCGTTGTTGGGTCTGGAGCGACGCGGCCGGCATATTTACGCGTGCTGATAGCGGTATTCCTGCGTCTTGCCGCCGTAGCCGTAAGCTGCGGCGCGAACGTCCTGCACATAGATATAGCTCTCTTCGTGCAGATTGCCGAGTAGCTCAGCAAACGCCGCGAACGCCTCGGCGATGTACTGCGCCTTCTCCGCCTTGGTATTCGTTTCGTCCGTTACCTTGATGTCGAAATAGACGCTGTTCTTACCTTGCGCGGCCAGCGTCTGCCCGCCGACGATCCAGTCTTCCGGGTCGACATAGTCGATGGCAATGGCCGTGACCTTCGGGTCCTTGCCCAGGATGCGGGAGGTAAGGTCCAGCAAGGTGCTGGCGATCTTCTGCGTCATTTCTGCAGAACGTTTGGCGCTGACTTTGACGTTGAGAATAGGCATGATGGTTTCTCCTGTTAGTTAGCAATGCAACTACTTGGTCAAAAAAAATGGACGCTTATGTCAGGGTGGAGCGCACACCGCGGATCTTCGTCACCGTATCGGTGAATTCGGTACTGCCCAGCACGCGCTTCAACCTTGCGGTCACGGCGCCGCTTGCCTCGTTCAACGCGGCGCCGATCTTGACCGCTTCCCGCGTCGGGAAGATGGCGGTCTCGCGGCCGTCGGCTTCCGTTTTGCGGCGTTCGATCAAGCCCTTGGCCTCCAGTCCATCTAGCGCGCGCGTTGCCGTGGGGCGCGTGACCGACATCGCTTCCGACAACTCGCTTTGCAGCATGCCCGGGCGATCGACGATCGCACGGAGCATGAAGCCTTGCGGCGGCGTGAGATCGAACGGCGCAAAGGCGTCTGCCCAGACTCGGTCGAGCTTGCGGGCCAGGGCGGTGGTGTTGAAGTAGAGGCAGTGGTCGAACATGGTGAGGTGGATGGTAGGGGATGATGGTTAGATATGCAACTTGTTTTTTTGTGTGTTGGTGGTCCACCTCTGTTTCGTTCCCTGCCGGGACCGACTCACTTTTCTTTGTCTTGCCAAAGAAAAGTAGGCAAAAGAAAGGCGCGCCCGAGATGGCGACCCCCTCCTTGAATTTGTGTCGCGGGAAGGGAGGGGAGGCAAACTCGCTGCGCTCAGACAGGCCTCCCCTCTTTATCCTTCCCGCAACAAAAATCCAAGGCGCCATCAAGGGCCTAACGTCAAAAGAAAAAGGCTAACCCGTCGTGAGGTTGGCCTTGTCGTTTGGGCCTGCGCTTAGATGGTTTGGCCTTTGACTTCCCCTGCCCTAGATGGCGCCTTGAATTTCTGTAAGCGGGCGGAAAAAGGAAGGAGGCTTGTCTGAGCGCAGCGAGTTTGCCTCCTTCCCCGCACGGTTACAGAAATTCAAGGAATGGGTCGCCATCTCGGGCGCGCATTTCTTTGCTTACTTTCTTTGGGCAAGACCAAAGAAAGTGAGTCAGCCCCGGCAGGGGATGAAACAAGGGGCGTACCAACAACACCAAACAAAAGCAAAAACAGAAAAATCAAAAATAAACCGTAGCACTAGCCCTAAACGTCCGAGGCGCCCCCTGCACCAGAATGAACCCCCAGCTCGGCAACCAGTACTTCTCATTCGTCAGGTTGTCGACGTTGAACCGCAGCGTCACCGGCTTGCCGCCCATCTTGGTCGAATACCGTGCCCCCACATCAAACGTGTGATATCCCGGCACGATGTTGCTGTTGTTTGCTTCCAGCGCCGAGTTGCCAACGTATTGGCCGCCCGCCGACAACACGAGCCCCGGCACCGGCGGCACCGCATATTCCACATAGGCCGTCGCCTTGAAGCGCGGCGACCCGTAGGCGCGCTTGCCCAGCACGGACGCATCGGACTCCGTGTTCTCTGAGTTCATGAACAGCACCCCGCCCAGCAGCGTCCAGTCACGCGCGAGCTTGCCGCGTGCACTCAACTCCAGCCCGCGATAGCGCGTCATGCCGCCTTGCGTATAGACGTTATCCGGCCGCAAATACGCCAGCCCGCGCTGCACCTGGAACAGCGCCGCGCCGAATGTCCAGTCGTGGAGCTCAGCCTTGGCGCCCACCTCAATCTGCTTGCTCTTGAGCGGCCCGAATACCGTGCCCGCGTTGAGTGCCGTGATGGGTGCGGTGGCGCCGGCCTCCAGCGATTCCACGTAGCTCGTGTACAGCGTCACCGGCTGCACGGGTTTGAACATCACCGCCAGCGTGGGCGTGATCGGCTCGCGAGTGTATTTGGCGGAGGTGCTGCCGTCGGCGTGGTAGCCGGTCTGGTTGAAACGCGTATAGCGCAACCCGCCAAGCACCGACCAGTGCTCGTTGAACTTGGCCGTATCGCTGGCGAAGATGGCGGTCTGATCGATCCTGGATGTGCGAGCCAGACCGTCGGACGCAGGCACCCGCATTGGTGTCGCCCCGGACGACACGAACGCCGACGTGTCGTACAAGTTGCCCGTGCCGAGCAGCGTGGAAGCAAAGCCGCCCGTGGCTTGCGTGAGACTCTGCCACGAGGTGCCGAAGACGAGTTCATGCTCGATCGAACCCGTGCGCACCTTGCCGTTGGCCATCACCTGCGCCTGGCTGTACTGGTAGCGCTGGTACGAGCTGTACTGCAGCTCGCTGAAGTTGCCTGCGTTGTCCGTCAGCTGGATCGCGCTGTCGGCGTTGCCGCGGTTTTGCTGCGTGTAGCGATAGGCGGCGCGCACGTTCCAGTCGGGCGTGGCGGCCCAGTTCAGTTCGGTGCCGACGGATTTGATCTCGGTCTCGTAA
This is a stretch of genomic DNA from Ralstonia wenshanensis. It encodes these proteins:
- a CDS encoding acyl-CoA dehydrogenase family protein, whose product is MIARTLFDAEHDTFRDSVRRFIEAEVLPHHERWEDQGYVDRAIWEKAAAAGYHCASMPEAYGGAGADIRYSTVLMEEIARAGATGLGFGLHSEIVAPYLLHYGSEALKQSYLPKLASAEMIGAIAMTEPGAGSDLQGVRTTATRSSDGSHYVLNGSKIFITNGWHADVVIVVARTTPEGGAKGTSLFVVDTSMEGFSKGKRLKKVGMKAQDTAELFFDNVRVPAANLLGEEHRGFAYLMQELPWERLQIAIGAIASAEGALEWTLRYVRERQAFGKSILDFQTARHALAELKTEVQIGRVFVDQCIALKLAGKLDAATASMAKYWTTDLQFKVMDRCVQLHGGYGYMWEYPIARAWADSRVQQIYGGTNEIMKELIARTL
- a CDS encoding GlxA family transcriptional regulator, with the translated sequence MKRQPKAASKRHGVHARARIAILLPPRLFAGYVFLTQEMLLIAGTMQARSVDVMGSRLFDIDLLSTDGGAVSSFGDMPVPATAALIEAAYDVVIVPAQFAPEAALDAEEARIADWLRRRYEAGALVVGMNAAPLFAKAGLLDGCRATGLASERAWFARHFPGVRYTPDQPLAVDGRIITVSGINPAVDACAYVIDHCCGAGASRRMLRTALTQSLPSYEHMAVWTAQFKRHGDAAILAIQDIVERELAAPPALAELAAQAAMSERTLTRRFAAATGSNLRRYVAALRGELAAFLLRTGRQPLDHIADECGYGSVSALSRAFSAGHGCSPLQYRAQHRTH
- a CDS encoding tautomerase family protein codes for the protein MPILNVKVSAKRSAEMTQKIASTLLDLTSRILGKDPKVTAIAIDYVDPEDWIVGGQTLAAQGKNSVYFDIKVTDETNTKAEKAQYIAEAFAAFAELLGNLHEESYIYVQDVRAAAYGYGGKTQEYRYQHA
- a CDS encoding MarR family winged helix-turn-helix transcriptional regulator, which translates into the protein MFDHCLYFNTTALARKLDRVWADAFAPFDLTPPQGFMLRAIVDRPGMLQSELSEAMSVTRPTATRALDGLEAKGLIERRKTEADGRETAIFPTREAVKIGAALNEASGAVTARLKRVLGSTEFTDTVTKIRGVRSTLT
- a CDS encoding TonB-dependent siderophore receptor, encoding MRAVALPPASRRSINRLRPTPLARRLALAFVAMGAGASAYAQQTTTQVDLPATQVTAGKPAAYGAKQASTGALGDKAVLDTPFTINVATQELIQNRQAQTIGEVFKGDPAVTANNDGYIGEASNITIRGLQLDLLEGYKVDGLAVPNWGSDMPLEHFERVELLKGLSGFMYGFGTPGGIANFVTKRPTNTFGGSATFGFTSGGTLKESVDVGGRFGPTKALGARLGVVHEEGDTFVDGGHIKRDSASLALDARITPDLQWSFDGLCMQRNVQGAYYGIIPGQDFGVPVTEFVRTPRAIDGSQRVSSPGSYYETEIKSVGTELNWAATPDWNVRAAYRYTQQNRGNADSAIQLTDNAGNFSELQYSSYQRYQYSQAQVMANGKVRTGSIEHELVFGTSWQSLTQATGGFASTLLGTGNLYDTSAFVSSGATPMRVPASDGLARTSRIDQTAIFASDTAKFNEHWSVLGGLRYTRFNQTGYHADGSTSAKYTREPITPTLAVMFKPVQPVTLYTSYVESLEAGATAPITALNAGTVFGPLKSKQIEVGAKAELHDWTFGAALFQVQRGLAYLRPDNVYTQGGMTRYRGLELSARGKLARDWTLLGGVLFMNSENTESDASVLGKRAYGSPRFKATAYVEYAVPPVPGLVLSAGGQYVGNSALEANNSNIVPGYHTFDVGARYSTKMGGKPVTLRFNVDNLTNEKYWLPSWGFILVQGAPRTFRASATVYF